Part of the Atribacteraceae bacterium genome, TGTTAAATTCCTCCAGGCCCCAGCCAGGCTCATCCCCTCTTAACCAGCGGGTGGACATTCCTATATCAAAGGTCCCTTCATTAGCACCCACAATTCCCGCAGTCGAGCCTACGGAGTGACTTTCCACCACTATATCAGGATTCTACTGGTTGAGAAGGTGGGGCCCCTATAGCAGTCACGCTCGTGGTAAACAATACTGCCAACAAGATTAACAATATTCTGTTTTTCATCGTTATATCCTCCTTTTATTTGTTTGGGACACTCTGTTTTTACCGGAAGATACTTAGATTATGCCATCATTCGTACCTCCTTTTTAACTCGGGTTGTTAGGCTCACGGTTCACGGTTGACCTCCAAACCGTTCAATCTTGATCTATCTAACGCCAAGGCTTCATTCGTTCTTTTGCAGCAAAATTACTTATTGCAGTAGAATCAACCTTGAACCCCGGAACCTGATTAGTTACTCTTCACATTCGTATTATATGCCGGCAATGTTTAAGGTTTTATTAAGAGAATGTAATGTACCCCAAAATAATGGACTATCCCCTCAGGTGATATAATATCTACGAATATTAGCTTCCAGATTTGGATCAATACATAATCGCTATTCCTGGGTAAAAAGCAGAGGCCATTCGGGTTTGCATCGCCGTAGGAAAGCCTCGGGAATACCACACCGGGAAGAGATGTTTGTAAACCTTCTGCTGTTTGATGCAAACACGATAGGGAATAGATAAGGTGTAGGATAAAGCGTTGGAAAACATTAGTCAGCGGTACGGGATCGCTCTGGTGTAACCTTTTTGGGTCCTGTGCCGAAAAGGCCTACCACGCTCTCTTACATGATAAAACAATATCCAGCGCAGACCCGTTGACCGACATCGATATCGGGGTTGTCTTTAAAGACCTGTTGCCCATTCCCGAGAAAAGACATCTCCTCTATGCGGACCTGTATCATGCCTTGGCCGAGTTATTTCCTTCTGTCCCTGTCGATCTGGTTTTCCTGGAAGAGAATCACTCCGTATTCCAGAGTGAGGTCATCAAAGGGCACTGCCTTTATGCCGTCAACCAAATCCTGATCAACCAACGCTTATCATTCATCAAAGGGTATGTTGGTCATCTTGGAGGGGTGGTCCAGCATTCCCAAAAAGGAATTCATCAGGAGTGACTATTGCGCGGCAGCGGAAAGTTATCTTCGTCGCTCTTTAGGGTTCAAAGTTGGTTGCTGAGGCGGTATGTTCTTTGTTTTTGATGCCGGTAACCTGGTTTTTTTCGTTGACGGTGACGATTTTGGGCTGGAAGTCGGTCAATTCAGCTTCGTCGAGTTGGGCGTAGGAAATAATGATGAGAAGGTCACCGGGCTGGACGAGGCGGGCAGCGGCGCCGTTCAGGCAGATGGTGCCTGAGTCTCGTTTTCCGGAAATGATGTATGTTTCGAAGCGGGCACCGTTGTTGTTGTTGACTACTTGGACTTTTTCATAGGGTAACAGGTTTGCGGCGTCCATCAGAGCTTCGTCGATGGTGATGCTGCCCTCGTAATTCAGGTTGGCGTCGGTGACGGTGGCTTTGTGGATTTTTGACTTACACAGTATTCTTTGCATGGTTTTATGCTTCCACCATGAGGTTATCGATCAACCGGGTCTTGCCGAAGCGGACAGCCAGGGCGATGAGGGTTCGGTTCCGGATTTCTTGGACATCGCAGAGTTCCTCGGCATCGACCACAGCGATATAGTCGATATCGGCCAGGGGTTCGGATGAAAGGAT contains:
- the panD gene encoding aspartate 1-decarboxylase, with product MQRILCKSKIHKATVTDANLNYEGSITIDEALMDAANLLPYEKVQVVNNNNGARFETYIISGKRDSGTICLNGAAARLVQPGDLLIIISYAQLDEAELTDFQPKIVTVNEKNQVTGIKNKEHTASATNFEP